AGGCGCTGAATGGCGCGGTCGATCGCACCGTGGGCTATGCCACCCACTACCATACCGACTGGGTCGTGCCCTATTGGAGCGCCAGCCTAGACAAGATCGCCGAGGTCCACACGCACCTGTTCTTCCGCTGGACCGGCTGGTGGGGTACGCCGGCCGCGTTCCGCCGCAGCGTCTCCGCGCAGGAGCCGGTCGTCGCCAAGCTGGCGGCGGTGTCCCCGGTTCACCGGCTGGGCAGCGCGCTGGACGAGGCCGCGCTTGCCGTCGCCGCCGCTGCTCCTTTGGCCGATGGACTGATCGCTCCGGCCCCCGCGACGATCGCCGCCGCGTCGCTCGCCGGCACGCCGCGCGCGCTGCCGGACGATCCCGATACGTTCCTCGTCGTCCTCGATCCGCGCACGCCGGAGGCGTTCCCCGCGCTGGCGCTCAAGGCATGCGGCGAGCGTGCGCGATGCAAGCTGATGGGCTGGATCGACGCTCGCCTGCTGCCGAACTCGCTGACCATGTCGCCGGCGCAATATCAGGGGATGGGGTTCAGCTACCTGCGCGACCGCGCGGGCAAGCTGGAGCGGACCTTGTGGAATTGCCAGCAATTCCCCCGCGAGGCGGCGACGCAATGCATGCGCGGGCGGGCGACGCTGACGGCGACACCCGCGCCCGCACCGACGGCACGCGGACCGGAGGGATTGACCGGGGTCCGCCGCGCGCCCGCTCCCGTCGCCGGTCCGACGATCGCGGTGCCGGAGATGTAATCATGGACCTGTTCCGGCATCCAGGGGTCCACACGTCACGACGCGCCGTGTGCGGAACCCTGGACCCCGGAACAAGTCGAGACCTGCGAAAGTCGTGGATCGCTCGGCAATTTTTCCGTTCCCCGGCGAAGGCCGGGGCCCAGTTTGTATGACCTTTCCGTCTGTTACCACCGTCGACCAGCTGGGCCCCGGCCTTCGCGAGACCATTGCAAAAGCTTCCACCGTGCTCCTGCGAAGGCAGGGGCCCAGGGTTGCCGGCCCCTACAGGCCTTGTTCTGTCTGACCCTGGGCTCCTGCCTGCGCAGGAGCACGATCGGTATGCGGCGCTGTTGCATCCATTTTGCAAAGGCCCCGGCCTACGCCGGGGAACAAGGAACTGAGTGTCGCAGAGGTCTCGAACAAGTCCGGGGTGACGAAGGGCACCGGCTCACGCCGCCGCGAACATCTCCGGCGGCAGCGCCATGACCGACTCCGCGCCGCCCTCGATCTGGCGGCGCAGCGCACCCGCCTGCGGCAGCACCCGCTCGGCATAGAAGCGCGCGGTTACCAGCTTGGCGTCGAGGAATGCGGCGTCGCCGCTGCCCTCGGCCTTCAGCTTCGCCGCCGCCGTCGCCATGCGCAGCCACATCAGCCCCACCGCGACGACGCCGACGATATGCATGTACGGGACCGCACCCGCGCCGATATTGTTCGGGTTCTTCATGCCGTTCGCCAGGAACCACATGGTCGCCCCCTGCAACTCGCCCGCGGCCTTCTCCAGCCGGGCGGCGAAGTCGGCGGTGGCCTCGTTCTGCTTGCCCGCCGCGATCTCCTCCAGCACCAGCTTGCCGAACGCCTGCACCGCACGGCCGCCGTTCATCGCCAGCTTGCGCCCCGCCAGATCCATCGCCTGCACGCCGTTGGTGCCTTCGTAGATCTGCGCGATCCGCGCGTCGCGGACGTATTGTTCCATCCCCCATTCCTGGATGTAGCCGTGTCCGCCATACACCTGCTGCGCGTTGGTCGCGATCTCATAGCCCTTGTCGGTGCCGACGCCCTTGATGACCGGGGTCAGCAGCCCGATCAGGTCGCCGGCCAGCTGGCGCTCCTCCTCGGTCGCGGCATTGTGCTCCAGATCGACCTGCAGCGCCCCCCACAGGCACAGGGCGCGAAGCCCCTCGGTCCACGCCTTCGCCTCCATCAGCATCCGGCGCACGTCGGGATGGACGAACAGCGTGTCGGCCTTCTCATCGGGCTCCGCCGCCCCGGTCAGCGCGCGGCCCTGGCGCCGGTCCCTGGCGTATTGCACCGCATTCTGGAACGCGACCTCGGCGATCGCCAGCCCCTGCAAGCCGACACCCAGCCGCGCCGCGTTCATCATGATGAACATTGCGGCCAGCCCCTTCATCTCCTCGCCGACCAGCCAGCCCTTCGCGCCGTCATAGTTCATGACGCAGGTCGCGCTCGCGCGGATGCCCATCTTGTGCTCGATCGAGCCGCACGACACCGCGTTGCGCTCGCCCAGCGACCCGTCGTCGTTGACCAGGAACTTGGGCACGACGAACAGGCTGATGCCCTTGCTGCTGTCGGGCGCGCCCGGCGTCTTCGCCAGCACCAGATGGATGATATTGTCGGTCAGGTCGTGCTCGCCCGCCGAGATGAAGATCTTGGTGCCGGTGATGGCATAGCTGCCGTCCGCCTGCGGCTCCGCCTTGGTGCGGATCAGCCCCAGGTCGGTACCGCATTGCGGCTCCGTCAGGTTCATGGTGCCGCCCCACTCGCCCGACACCATCTTGGGCAGGTACTTCTCCTGCTGCTCGGGCGACCCCTTCACCACCAGCGCCGCGATCGCGCCATGCGCCAGTCCGGGATACATGGCGAAGGCCATGTTGGAGGAGATCATGAACTCCTGAAACGCGGTCGAGACGACGTGCGGCATCCCCTGCCCGCCGAACGCCTCGGGCGCGCTCAGCGTGCCCCAGCCCGATTCGACGAAGCGGTCATAGGCCTGCTTGAACCCGGCCGGGGTGGTGACGCTGCCGTCGTCATGGCGCTTGCAGCCTTCCTGATCGCCCGACTGGTTGAGCGGGAACAGCACCTCGGCGACGAAGCGCCCGCCCTCCTCCAGCACGGCATCGACCGTGTCCGGGGTCGCGGCGGCAAAGCCCTCGACATTGGCGTAGCGGTCCAGCCCGACGACATGCTCCAGCACGAAGCGGGTGTCGCGGACGGGCGGGGTGTATTGCGGCATGGGATCAGTCTTCCTTGCTCTGCGCGCTCTCCACCACGTCGAGGAAGGCGGTCAGCTCCTCGATCGCGGCGTCGATGTCGCGCCTCTGGTTCTTGAGTGCATCGATCCGCGCCTTGCAGCGCTCGATCGTCACGACGCGCTGCACGTGCCGCCCGTCGCCGATGTCGTAGAGATCGATCATCTCGCGGATTTCGGCCAGGCTGAAGCCGACGCGCTTGCCGCGCAGGATCCACGCGACGCGCGCACGGTCGCGCTGGGAGTAGATGCGGGCCAGTCCGCGCCGCTCCGGCGCGATCAGTCCTTCGTCCTCGTAGAATCGCAGCGCGCGTGGGGTGATGCCGAACTCGCTCGACAGATCGGTGATGCTGAAGCTGTCGCGATCGGGCCGCGGCGGGACGACGGCATAGGCGGCGGACGAACTCATGCCACCGCTTC
The sequence above is drawn from the Sphingomonas adhaesiva genome and encodes:
- a CDS encoding cell wall hydrolase → MRASSASITTPASVTSRCRISCRRVDLSDLSWRLRAILGGIAAAAIAVPAAVVTHPPAIPAALPPALVAKVKRPQRVVAATEVPEVEPVEFQSLDPADARAWNASIPFVRGPKPAARPFRFAGDEQQRARATDCLAAAAYYEAGDDPVGQKAVVQVVLNRLRHPAFPKTVCEVVFQGSERSTGCQFTFTCDGALARIPSPPAWDRARRLASKALNGAVDRTVGYATHYHTDWVVPYWSASLDKIAEVHTHLFFRWTGWWGTPAAFRRSVSAQEPVVAKLAAVSPVHRLGSALDEAALAVAAAAPLADGLIAPAPATIAAASLAGTPRALPDDPDTFLVVLDPRTPEAFPALALKACGERARCKLMGWIDARLLPNSLTMSPAQYQGMGFSYLRDRAGKLERTLWNCQQFPREAATQCMRGRATLTATPAPAPTARGPEGLTGVRRAPAPVAGPTIAVPEM
- a CDS encoding acyl-CoA dehydrogenase C-terminal domain-containing protein produces the protein MPQYTPPVRDTRFVLEHVVGLDRYANVEGFAAATPDTVDAVLEEGGRFVAEVLFPLNQSGDQEGCKRHDDGSVTTPAGFKQAYDRFVESGWGTLSAPEAFGGQGMPHVVSTAFQEFMISSNMAFAMYPGLAHGAIAALVVKGSPEQQEKYLPKMVSGEWGGTMNLTEPQCGTDLGLIRTKAEPQADGSYAITGTKIFISAGEHDLTDNIIHLVLAKTPGAPDSSKGISLFVVPKFLVNDDGSLGERNAVSCGSIEHKMGIRASATCVMNYDGAKGWLVGEEMKGLAAMFIMMNAARLGVGLQGLAIAEVAFQNAVQYARDRRQGRALTGAAEPDEKADTLFVHPDVRRMLMEAKAWTEGLRALCLWGALQVDLEHNAATEEERQLAGDLIGLLTPVIKGVGTDKGYEIATNAQQVYGGHGYIQEWGMEQYVRDARIAQIYEGTNGVQAMDLAGRKLAMNGGRAVQAFGKLVLEEIAAGKQNEATADFAARLEKAAGELQGATMWFLANGMKNPNNIGAGAVPYMHIVGVVAVGLMWLRMATAAAKLKAEGSGDAAFLDAKLVTARFYAERVLPQAGALRRQIEGGAESVMALPPEMFAAA
- a CDS encoding MerR family transcriptional regulator, whose product is MSSSAAYAVVPPRPDRDSFSITDLSSEFGITPRALRFYEDEGLIAPERRGLARIYSQRDRARVAWILRGKRVGFSLAEIREMIDLYDIGDGRHVQRVVTIERCKARIDALKNQRRDIDAAIEELTAFLDVVESAQSKED